A genomic window from Methanobrevibacter sp. includes:
- a CDS encoding C-GCAxxG-C-C family protein, translating to MNSIEESVQLFNEGYMCSQAVFAAFSEEFGLSKNHALKIGACFGSGMRKGEVCGECTGALMALDLKYGDSKAKCDEVCDKFLNEFKNENESFICRDLLNCDINTPEGVKYAKDNNLFKDFCPKMVESAAKITDEIIH from the coding sequence ATGAATTCAATTGAGGAATCAGTTCAACTATTTAATGAGGGTTACATGTGTTCGCAGGCTGTTTTTGCAGCATTTTCAGAAGAATTTGGACTTTCTAAAAATCATGCTTTAAAAATTGGGGCCTGTTTTGGAAGTGGGATGCGAAAAGGTGAAGTTTGCGGAGAATGTACTGGTGCGCTCATGGCTTTGGACCTGAAATATGGTGACAGTAAGGCTAAATGTGATGAGGTTTGTGATAAATTTTTGAATGAGTTTAAAAATGAAAATGAGTCTTTCATCTGTCGTGATTTGCTGAATTGTGATATAAACACTCCTGAAGGAGTCAAGTATGCAAAGGACAATAATCTGTTTAAGGATTTCTGTCCAAAAATGGTTGAATCAGCAGCTAAAATCACTGATGAAATAATTCATTAA
- a CDS encoding helix-turn-helix transcriptional regulator has translation MEKNNLENTNEDMCEVCNPHEDAVERVKGRMPSQEEYAELSEFFKIFGNPTRLKIISLLSVEDLCVCDICEALDLNQTTVSNQLRILRANNIVKYQKEGKMARYSLTDLHIEMIYKVGLEHILE, from the coding sequence ATGGAAAAAAATAATCTTGAAAATACTAATGAAGATATGTGTGAAGTATGCAATCCTCATGAAGATGCGGTAGAACGTGTCAAAGGACGCATGCCATCACAGGAAGAATACGCTGAGCTGTCTGAATTCTTCAAAATATTCGGTAATCCCACAAGATTAAAAATTATTTCCCTGCTTTCAGTAGAAGACTTATGCGTATGCGATATCTGCGAAGCACTAGATTTAAACCAGACAACAGTTTCAAATCAACTCAGGATATTGCGTGCAAACAACATAGTCAAATATCAAAAAGAAGGTAAAATGGCAAGATACTCACTTACAGACCTTCACATTGAAATGATTTACAAAGTAGGTTTAGAACATATATTAGAATA